One window from the genome of Microbacterium sulfonylureivorans encodes:
- the lipB gene encoding lipoyl(octanoyl) transferase LipB encodes MNRHKRRSTMLDIRTVGLSPDYVPYLDGWALQRSIHADVVDGTRPDTLLLLEHEPVYTAGARTARNERPTDGTPVVDVDRGGKITWHGPGQLVGYPIVRLAEPVDVVAHVRRLEQILIEVLREHDVDGYRVEGRSGVWVRRPLGEDKIAAIGVRVQRGVTMHGFALNCDNSLAGFRGIIPCGITDAGVTTLSEVVGAAVSPADVLDTVTSAFRAEYAEVAA; translated from the coding sequence ATCAATCGCCACAAGCGAAGGAGCACGATGCTCGACATCCGGACCGTCGGCCTCTCCCCCGACTATGTGCCGTACCTCGACGGCTGGGCGCTGCAGCGCAGCATCCACGCCGACGTCGTCGACGGAACCCGTCCCGACACCCTGCTGCTCCTCGAGCACGAGCCGGTGTACACGGCGGGCGCCCGCACGGCGCGCAACGAGCGGCCGACCGACGGCACACCCGTGGTCGACGTCGACCGCGGCGGAAAGATCACGTGGCACGGTCCCGGCCAGCTGGTGGGGTACCCGATCGTGCGACTCGCGGAGCCGGTCGACGTCGTGGCCCACGTGCGCCGGCTCGAGCAGATCCTCATCGAGGTGCTACGCGAGCACGACGTCGACGGGTACCGCGTCGAGGGGCGCAGCGGCGTGTGGGTCCGGCGCCCGCTCGGCGAGGACAAGATCGCCGCGATCGGCGTGCGCGTGCAGCGGGGCGTCACGATGCACGGCTTCGCCCTGAACTGCGACAACTCGCTCGCCGGCTTCCGCGGCATCATCCCGTGCGGCATCACCGACGCCGGCGTGACGACGCTCAGCGAGGTGGTGGGAGCGGCTGTCTCGCCCGCCGACGTGCTCGACACCGTGACCAGCGCGTTCCGGGCCGAGTATGCGGAGGTGGCCGCGTGA
- a CDS encoding TetR family transcriptional regulator: MSSTGRVGRPKASSRETLAEAACELFLEKGFEATSIADITSRAGVSRSSFFNYFASKSDILWAGLDERLDAVDARLSTGEGTDASPAVRAAIIGVGAGFAPDSLALAIVNATAMGLEAELARESSFRRARVARAVADRLARAGADRLHAEVAGAAWGGALLAAVEAWAHDGAGVTSLERFLARAADAASSVSTAPSPGAVRQLRVVVRAPDFDETLAFYRDVVGMPQSEAYEAEGGARVAILDAGRATIELSNPAQVDFIDRVETDGGTSDRIRLALEVDDAAAAADRLEAGGAEVEASARQTPWRSLNARLRGPADLQLTLFQELGPE; the protein is encoded by the coding sequence ATGAGCAGCACCGGACGCGTGGGCAGGCCTAAGGCCTCGTCGCGGGAGACCCTGGCGGAGGCCGCCTGCGAGCTCTTCCTCGAGAAGGGCTTCGAGGCGACCTCGATCGCCGACATCACCAGCCGGGCCGGCGTCAGCCGCTCGAGCTTCTTCAACTACTTCGCCTCGAAGTCCGACATCCTGTGGGCGGGTCTCGACGAGCGGCTCGACGCGGTCGACGCGCGCCTCTCGACGGGCGAGGGGACGGATGCCTCGCCCGCCGTCCGTGCCGCGATCATCGGCGTCGGCGCGGGGTTCGCCCCCGACAGCCTCGCGCTCGCGATCGTCAACGCCACCGCGATGGGACTCGAGGCCGAGCTCGCGCGCGAGTCGTCGTTCCGGCGCGCCCGCGTCGCGCGGGCCGTCGCCGACCGGCTCGCGCGGGCCGGTGCCGACCGGCTGCACGCCGAGGTGGCCGGCGCGGCCTGGGGCGGCGCGCTGCTCGCCGCGGTCGAGGCTTGGGCGCACGACGGCGCCGGCGTGACCTCGCTCGAGCGGTTCCTCGCGCGCGCGGCGGACGCGGCATCTTCCGTCTCGACCGCGCCGAGCCCGGGCGCGGTCCGGCAGCTTCGCGTCGTCGTGCGCGCGCCCGACTTCGATGAGACCCTGGCGTTCTACCGCGATGTCGTCGGCATGCCGCAGTCCGAGGCGTACGAGGCCGAGGGCGGTGCCCGCGTCGCGATCCTCGACGCCGGCCGTGCGACGATCGAGCTGTCCAACCCGGCGCAGGTCGATTTCATCGATCGCGTCGAGACCGATGGCGGCACGAGCGACCGCATCCGGCTCGCGCTCGAGGTGGACGACGCCGCCGCCGCGGCCGATCGGCTCGAAGCCGGTGGCGCGGAGGTCGAGGCATCCGCTCGGCAGACGCCGTGGAGATCGCTCAACGCCCGCCTGCGCGGACCCGCCGATCTGCAGCTGACCCTCTTCCAGGAACTCGGGCCCGAGTGA
- the ftsY gene encoding signal recognition particle-docking protein FtsY, translating into MAESSWSLGRALRGMFVKPTIDETTWDDLETALITADFGPDISERIVEELREKVDRFRTTDPKDLQRMLKETLEEHFAKFDTTLRLTERPAVVLVVGVNGVGKTTTIGKFAKFLQRYGRSVVVGAADTFRAAAVDQLATWAERGGAAIVRPQQEGQDPASVAFQTIDYAKRTGTEIVLVDTAGRLHTKGGLMDELTKIRRVIEKQAPISEVLLVLDATTGQNGVMQAQAFLEHAGVTGLVLTKLDGSAKGGFVLAVQERTGIPVKLLGQGEGIGDLTGFTPHVFAASLVD; encoded by the coding sequence ATGGCTGAAAGCTCCTGGTCGCTCGGTCGCGCGCTGCGCGGCATGTTCGTCAAGCCCACCATCGACGAGACCACGTGGGACGACCTCGAGACGGCGCTCATCACGGCCGACTTCGGGCCCGACATCTCCGAGCGGATCGTCGAGGAGCTGCGCGAGAAGGTGGATCGCTTCCGCACCACCGACCCGAAGGACCTCCAGCGCATGCTGAAGGAGACGCTCGAGGAGCACTTCGCGAAGTTCGACACGACCCTGCGGCTGACCGAGCGTCCGGCGGTCGTCCTCGTGGTCGGAGTGAACGGCGTGGGCAAGACCACCACGATCGGGAAGTTCGCGAAGTTCCTTCAGCGGTACGGCCGCTCCGTCGTGGTCGGCGCGGCCGACACGTTCCGCGCCGCCGCCGTCGACCAGCTCGCGACGTGGGCGGAGCGCGGCGGCGCCGCGATCGTCCGGCCGCAGCAGGAGGGGCAGGATCCGGCATCCGTCGCCTTCCAGACCATCGACTACGCCAAGCGCACCGGCACCGAGATCGTTCTCGTCGACACCGCCGGGCGTCTGCACACCAAGGGCGGGCTCATGGACGAGCTCACGAAGATCCGGCGCGTGATCGAGAAGCAGGCGCCGATCAGCGAGGTGCTGCTCGTGCTCGATGCGACCACCGGACAGAACGGCGTCATGCAGGCGCAGGCGTTCCTCGAGCACGCCGGGGTCACCGGACTGGTGCTCACGAAGCTCGACGGATCGGCCAAGGGCGGGTTCGTCCTGGCGGTGCAGGAGCGCACCGGGATCCCCGTCAAGCTCCTCGGACAGGGCGAGGGGATCGGCGATCTGACCGGGTTCACACCGCACGTCTTCGCGGCATCGCTGGTGGACTGA
- the lipA gene encoding lipoyl synthase: protein MSACGGASAGAPASAPATGPDGRKLLRLEVRNAQTPIERKPEWIKTKAKMGPEYQALHKLVKTEDLHTVCQEAGCPNIYECWEDREATFLIGGSQCTRRCDFCQIDTGKPADYDVDEPRRVAESVVRMQLRYATVTGVARDDLPDGGAWLHAETVRQIHAQNPNTGVEILATDFNGDPALLAEVFDSRPEVFAHNVETVPRIFKRIRPAFRYERSLDVLTQARGAGLITKSNLILGMGEEPEEVVQALQDLHDAGTDIITITQYLRPSPRHLPVDRWVKPQEFVEFKEAAERIGFLGVLAGPLVRSSYRAGRLWAQSMVSKGRDIPPHLAHIAERADLGFAQAV from the coding sequence GTGAGCGCGTGCGGCGGTGCGTCCGCGGGCGCTCCGGCTTCCGCCCCGGCCACCGGCCCCGACGGACGCAAGCTTCTCCGGCTCGAGGTGCGCAACGCGCAGACGCCGATCGAGCGCAAGCCCGAGTGGATCAAGACCAAGGCGAAGATGGGACCGGAATACCAGGCCCTCCACAAGCTCGTGAAGACGGAGGATCTTCATACGGTCTGCCAAGAGGCCGGCTGCCCCAACATCTACGAGTGCTGGGAGGACCGCGAGGCGACGTTCCTCATCGGCGGCTCGCAGTGCACGCGTCGATGCGACTTCTGCCAGATCGACACCGGCAAACCGGCCGACTACGACGTCGACGAGCCCCGCCGCGTGGCCGAGAGCGTCGTCCGCATGCAGCTGCGCTACGCGACGGTCACGGGTGTGGCCCGCGACGACCTTCCCGACGGCGGCGCGTGGCTCCACGCCGAGACCGTCCGGCAGATCCACGCCCAGAACCCGAACACCGGGGTCGAGATCCTCGCCACCGACTTCAACGGCGATCCCGCCCTCCTCGCCGAGGTGTTCGACAGCCGCCCCGAGGTCTTCGCGCACAACGTCGAGACCGTCCCCCGGATCTTCAAGCGCATCCGCCCCGCGTTCCGCTACGAGCGTTCGCTCGACGTCCTGACGCAGGCGCGCGGCGCGGGTCTCATCACCAAGTCGAACCTCATCCTGGGGATGGGCGAGGAGCCCGAGGAGGTCGTCCAGGCGCTGCAGGACCTGCACGACGCCGGCACCGACATCATCACCATCACGCAGTACCTGCGGCCCTCGCCGCGGCACCTTCCGGTCGATCGCTGGGTGAAGCCGCAGGAGTTCGTCGAGTTCAAGGAGGCGGCAGAGCGCATCGGCTTCCTCGGCGTGCTCGCCGGGCCGCTCGTTCGCTCGTCGTACCGGGCCGGCCGGCTGTGGGCGCAGTCGATGGTGTCGAAGGGACGCGACATCCCGCCGCACCTCGCGCACATCGCCGAGAGGGCGGATCTCGGGTTCGCCCAGGCGGTCTAG
- the smc gene encoding chromosome segregation protein SMC, which yields MHLKSVTLKGFKSFAQPTTFALEPGVTCIVGPNGSGKSNVVDALAWVMGEQGAKTLRGGKMEDVIFAGTATRGPLGRAEVQLTIDNSDGALPIEYSEVTISRTLFRNGASEYAINGEVCRLLDVQELLSDSGLGREMHVIVGQGRLDGVLQATPEDRRGFIEEAAGILKHRRRKEKTLRKLDAMEANLTRLSDLAGELRRQLKPLGRQAEIAREAATIAAVVRDAKARLFADEIVGLRAELASHAASEQERHTERLVLQDQLENARTRIELLEAQQRSESVDEARRVTYGLERVQERLRSLYALAGQRLALLGEAEDDDRIELTTVSQAMIDEARAEIQGIADGLGGAQDAAAEASREVMRARAELDALDTDIAAQSALVSEHDMRITALRGSAEAAESALAAVRAAVERQQRALDAALARRAEAEETLAGVDPDLVPEGSAAEYATAYERAQRDASDSETKVGELRERLHAAEREVEALTAQTSALGRALDGKNAAAEIVARGAAGVRGLLGDSVKITTGYEAAIAAALGPLVEGILVEDRAHAVSTARLARDGDMGTVDIAIADAPATRPDFPAIAGIVPAREVVTAPDGVLGILAHVVVADDLDAALAAGPTLAAANVGGPVTIVTRSGEVVTEYTVRAGSGQGRSRLELAAERDAAAERRDEIAVVADSLREALGDATRHLESSRQRTKAALTTLREHDAALAAHTEQVNRATVRYEAAVAECDRLAAGLTQAEAAVEEAAGSARSAGDQLTGALEAPRPILDASAREGMLASLEAARDGEMRARLDVETLKERIRAGEARVAGLERQREREREAAAEAARRAVVRRAQRETAAGVAAQLPAVLDSVERSLAQARLELTRAESERTALTAELAELRRQESVARERLAGLTESVHSLELQIHEKRLHVSGILERVASELGLDENILVAEYGPDQAIPAETPAREEDAETEASVPYDRAQQRRRLQEAERKLGQLGRVNPLALEEFAALEQRHKFLTEQLADLTQTRKDLITIIEELDERMQVIFLAAFEDTRTAFGEVFPILFPGGSGSISLTDPDSPLTTGIEVAVRPVGKKIERLSLLSGGERSLAAVALLTAIFKARPSPFYILDEVEAALDDANLGRLLGVFEQLRESSQLIVITHQKRTMEIADALYGVSMRQDGVSAVVGQRLGERAAS from the coding sequence ATGCACCTGAAGAGCGTGACGCTCAAAGGGTTCAAGTCGTTCGCCCAGCCGACGACATTCGCGCTCGAACCCGGCGTGACCTGCATCGTCGGTCCCAACGGCTCTGGCAAGTCGAACGTCGTCGACGCCCTCGCCTGGGTCATGGGAGAGCAGGGCGCGAAGACCCTCCGCGGCGGCAAGATGGAAGACGTCATCTTCGCGGGCACCGCGACGCGCGGTCCACTCGGCCGGGCCGAAGTGCAGCTGACAATCGACAACAGCGACGGCGCGCTGCCGATCGAGTACAGCGAAGTCACGATCAGCCGGACGCTGTTCCGCAACGGAGCGAGCGAGTACGCGATCAACGGCGAGGTGTGCCGCCTGCTCGACGTGCAGGAGCTCCTGAGCGACTCAGGTCTGGGCCGCGAGATGCACGTCATCGTCGGGCAAGGACGCCTCGACGGTGTGCTGCAGGCCACCCCCGAGGACCGTCGTGGATTCATCGAGGAGGCTGCGGGCATCCTGAAGCACCGTCGCCGCAAGGAGAAGACGCTCCGCAAGCTCGATGCGATGGAGGCCAACCTCACGCGACTGAGCGACCTCGCCGGCGAGCTGCGACGGCAGCTGAAGCCGCTCGGGCGGCAGGCCGAGATCGCGCGCGAGGCGGCCACGATCGCAGCCGTGGTGCGCGACGCCAAGGCCCGTCTCTTCGCGGACGAGATCGTCGGACTCCGCGCCGAACTCGCCTCCCACGCCGCGAGCGAGCAGGAGCGCCACACCGAGCGGCTCGTCCTGCAGGATCAGCTCGAGAACGCCCGCACGCGGATCGAGCTTCTCGAGGCGCAGCAGCGCTCGGAGTCGGTCGACGAGGCCCGCCGGGTCACCTACGGTCTCGAGCGCGTGCAGGAGCGGCTGCGCAGCCTGTACGCCCTCGCGGGCCAGCGACTCGCGCTCCTCGGCGAGGCCGAGGACGACGATCGCATCGAGCTGACCACCGTGTCGCAGGCCATGATCGACGAGGCGCGCGCCGAGATCCAGGGAATCGCCGACGGCCTGGGCGGTGCTCAGGATGCCGCGGCCGAGGCATCCCGTGAGGTCATGCGTGCGCGAGCCGAGCTCGATGCGCTCGACACCGACATCGCCGCGCAGAGCGCGCTCGTCTCGGAGCACGACATGCGCATCACGGCGCTGCGCGGATCGGCGGAGGCAGCTGAGTCCGCCCTGGCCGCCGTGCGCGCCGCCGTGGAGCGGCAGCAGCGCGCCCTCGATGCGGCGCTGGCCCGCCGCGCCGAGGCGGAGGAGACCCTCGCGGGCGTCGACCCCGACCTCGTGCCCGAGGGGTCGGCAGCCGAATACGCGACTGCGTACGAACGCGCACAGCGGGACGCGTCCGACTCGGAGACGAAGGTGGGCGAGCTCCGCGAGCGCCTCCACGCCGCCGAGCGGGAGGTCGAGGCGCTGACGGCGCAGACCTCCGCGCTGGGGCGTGCCCTCGACGGCAAGAACGCCGCCGCCGAGATCGTCGCCCGCGGTGCGGCCGGGGTGCGGGGCCTGCTGGGGGATTCGGTCAAGATCACCACCGGCTACGAGGCCGCGATCGCCGCGGCCCTCGGACCGCTCGTGGAAGGAATCCTCGTCGAGGATCGTGCGCATGCGGTGAGCACGGCGCGCCTCGCACGGGACGGCGACATGGGCACGGTCGACATCGCCATCGCGGATGCGCCGGCCACGCGCCCCGACTTCCCCGCGATCGCCGGGATCGTTCCCGCCCGAGAGGTCGTCACCGCACCCGACGGGGTGCTCGGCATCCTGGCGCACGTCGTCGTCGCGGACGACCTCGACGCCGCTCTCGCCGCGGGGCCGACCCTCGCCGCCGCGAACGTCGGGGGTCCCGTCACGATCGTGACCCGGTCGGGCGAGGTCGTGACCGAGTACACCGTCCGAGCGGGGTCGGGTCAGGGCCGGTCCCGCCTCGAGCTCGCCGCCGAGCGGGACGCCGCGGCCGAGCGTCGCGACGAGATCGCGGTGGTCGCCGACTCGCTGCGCGAGGCGCTCGGCGACGCGACTCGCCACCTCGAGTCGTCGCGCCAGCGGACGAAGGCCGCACTGACCACGCTGCGAGAGCACGACGCCGCCCTCGCCGCGCACACCGAGCAGGTCAACCGTGCGACGGTCCGCTACGAAGCCGCCGTCGCCGAGTGCGATCGCCTCGCCGCCGGACTCACGCAGGCCGAGGCCGCGGTCGAGGAGGCGGCCGGTTCGGCCCGATCCGCGGGCGACCAGCTGACGGGGGCCCTCGAGGCGCCGCGCCCGATCCTCGATGCGTCCGCCCGCGAAGGCATGCTCGCATCACTCGAGGCCGCGCGCGACGGCGAGATGCGGGCACGCCTCGACGTCGAGACGCTCAAGGAGCGGATCCGCGCCGGCGAAGCACGTGTCGCCGGGCTCGAACGGCAGCGCGAACGGGAGCGCGAGGCGGCGGCAGAGGCTGCCCGTCGGGCCGTGGTGCGACGCGCCCAGCGCGAGACCGCAGCCGGTGTCGCCGCCCAGCTTCCCGCCGTGCTCGACTCCGTCGAGCGCTCACTCGCGCAGGCGCGTCTGGAGCTCACCCGGGCCGAGTCCGAGCGCACCGCGCTGACGGCGGAGCTGGCCGAGCTCCGACGACAGGAGTCGGTCGCGCGGGAGCGGCTCGCCGGGCTCACCGAGAGCGTCCACAGCCTCGAGCTGCAGATCCACGAGAAGCGTCTCCACGTCAGCGGGATCCTTGAACGGGTCGCTTCGGAGCTCGGGCTCGACGAAAACATTCTCGTTGCGGAATATGGACCGGACCAGGCGATTCCTGCCGAAACGCCGGCACGTGAGGAGGACGCCGAGACCGAGGCATCCGTCCCGTACGACCGCGCACAGCAGCGGCGGCGACTTCAGGAGGCCGAGCGCAAGCTCGGGCAGCTCGGGAGGGTGAACCCGCTCGCCCTCGAGGAGTTCGCCGCGCTCGAGCAGCGGCACAAGTTCCTCACCGAGCAGCTCGCCGACCTGACGCAGACCCGCAAGGACCTCATCACGATCATCGAGGAGCTCGACGAGCGGATGCAGGTGATCTTCCTCGCGGCGTTCGAAGACACTCGGACCGCGTTCGGGGAAGTGTTCCCGATCCTGTTCCCGGGCGGCTCGGGGAGCATCTCGCTGACCGACCCCGACTCGCCGCTGACCACCGGCATCGAAGTCGCTGTGCGTCCCGTCGGCAAGAAGATCGAGCGTCTGTCGCTCCTGTCCGGCGGTGAGCGGTCACTGGCCGCCGTGGCCCTGCTGACGGCGATCTTCAAGGCGCGCCCGAGTCCGTTCTACATACTCGACGAGGTCGAAGCCGCGCTCGACGACGCGAACCTCGGCCGGCTGCTCGGCGTGTTCGAGCAGCTGCGCGAGTCCAGTCAGCTCATCGTGATCACCCACCAGAAGCGGACGATGGAGATCGCCGACGCCCTCTACGGTGTGTCGATGCGGCAGGACGGCGTCTCCGCCGTCGTGGGCCAGCGGCTGGGCGAGCGCGCCGCGAGCTGA
- a CDS encoding DUF2004 domain-containing protein: MAIEHDYFGLLESGPDGSIFWSENVDLGDQSVTVDLTAPDQEDVSEAALDVAAALISAIEDIDRSARNSMVDELSDRTSEVTEYILQQQATLGDDLEALLVDISGDVHIDVIRSLQLMSMTILADEHGGSDPFAVLEYALDPDATDDVLLVNLDSAGAVLSVTSAE, from the coding sequence ATGGCGATCGAGCACGACTACTTCGGACTCCTCGAGTCGGGGCCGGATGGATCGATCTTCTGGTCCGAGAACGTCGACCTGGGAGATCAGTCGGTGACCGTGGATCTCACCGCGCCCGACCAGGAGGACGTCTCCGAGGCTGCGCTCGACGTGGCTGCCGCACTCATCTCCGCCATCGAGGACATCGACCGGAGCGCGCGCAACTCCATGGTCGACGAGCTGAGCGACCGCACGAGCGAGGTGACGGAGTACATCCTGCAGCAGCAGGCCACTCTCGGCGACGACCTCGAGGCGCTGCTCGTCGACATCTCCGGCGACGTGCACATCGATGTCATCCGGTCCCTGCAGCTGATGAGCATGACGATCCTCGCCGACGAGCACGGCGGATCCGACCCGTTCGCGGTGCTCGAGTACGCTCTCGACCCCGATGCCACCGACGACGTGCTGCTCGTGAACCTCGACTCCGCAGGTGCCGTGCTGTCGGTGACCAGCGCCGAGTAG